The Dreissena polymorpha isolate Duluth1 chromosome 10, UMN_Dpol_1.0, whole genome shotgun sequence genome includes a region encoding these proteins:
- the LOC127848320 gene encoding histone H1, orphon-like isoform X1, translating into METPAESATVEAPEVGAAAKKAPRPKPTHPTYIEMAKDAIATLAEPKGATVPAIVSFICGKHKLDVEVVKQHLKPALAKGITEGVFVRPKSSADSKGFTGRFKLDKAKAAEEIKAKKKKEKEAQAKEKKKESGTKTTAVKKKPLVKKTLAKKSPNKVVAKKPTTKKVGTKPPKPKTTTSKPNTKASKPTAEKKPKAAKVLFATLKTPKKTPSKLKTSSSAKKNSASKKK; encoded by the exons ATGGAGACACCAGCAGAAAGTGCAACGGTCGAAGCCCCGGAGGTGGGAGCGGCTGCGAAAAAGGCACCTCGACCCAAACCCACGCATCCTACCTACATAGAAATGGCCAAAGACGCTATAGCAACTCTCGCTGAGCCAAAAGGCGCCACAGTCCCGGCCATTGTGAGTTTTATTTGCGGGAAACACAAGCTCGATGTCGAAGTGGTGAAACAGCATCTAAAGCCCGCCTTGGCCAAGGGAATTACAGAAGGCGTGTTCGTGCGTCCGAAGTCGTCCGCGGATTCCAAGGGTTTTACTGGACGCTTCAAGCTGGATAAAGCCAAGGCTGCGGAGGAAATAAAAGccaagaaaaagaaagaaaaagaagcgCAAGCAAAG GAGAAAAAGAAAGAATCGGGAACAAAGACAACAGCCGTGAAAAAGAAACCGCTTGTCAAAAAAACACTTGCCAAGAAGTCGCCCAACAAGGTGGTTGCAAAGAAACCAACAACAAAGAAGGTTGGCACAAAACCACCAAAACCGAAGACTACAACATCAAAACCCAATACCAAGGCATCAAAACCAACGGCTGAGAAAAAACCAAAAGCAGCAAAGGTACTTTTT GCTACACTGAAGACGCCAAAGAAAACCCCAAGCAAACTGAAGACTTCATCTTCTGCAAAAAAGAACTCTGCATCGAAGAAAAAGTGA
- the LOC127848320 gene encoding histone H1, orphon-like isoform X2, with amino-acid sequence METPAESATVEAPEVGAAAKKAPRPKPTHPTYIEMAKDAIATLAEPKGATVPAIVSFICGKHKLDVEVVKQHLKPALAKGITEGVFVRPKSSADSKGFTGRFKLDKAKAAEEIKAKKKKEKEAQAKEKKKESGTKTTAVKKKPLVKKTLAKKSPNKVVAKKPTTKKVGTKPPKPKTTTSKPNTKASKPTAEKKPKAAKATLKTPKKTPSKLKTSSSAKKNSASKKK; translated from the exons ATGGAGACACCAGCAGAAAGTGCAACGGTCGAAGCCCCGGAGGTGGGAGCGGCTGCGAAAAAGGCACCTCGACCCAAACCCACGCATCCTACCTACATAGAAATGGCCAAAGACGCTATAGCAACTCTCGCTGAGCCAAAAGGCGCCACAGTCCCGGCCATTGTGAGTTTTATTTGCGGGAAACACAAGCTCGATGTCGAAGTGGTGAAACAGCATCTAAAGCCCGCCTTGGCCAAGGGAATTACAGAAGGCGTGTTCGTGCGTCCGAAGTCGTCCGCGGATTCCAAGGGTTTTACTGGACGCTTCAAGCTGGATAAAGCCAAGGCTGCGGAGGAAATAAAAGccaagaaaaagaaagaaaaagaagcgCAAGCAAAG GAGAAAAAGAAAGAATCGGGAACAAAGACAACAGCCGTGAAAAAGAAACCGCTTGTCAAAAAAACACTTGCCAAGAAGTCGCCCAACAAGGTGGTTGCAAAGAAACCAACAACAAAGAAGGTTGGCACAAAACCACCAAAACCGAAGACTACAACATCAAAACCCAATACCAAGGCATCAAAACCAACGGCTGAGAAAAAACCAAAAGCAGCAAAG GCTACACTGAAGACGCCAAAGAAAACCCCAAGCAAACTGAAGACTTCATCTTCTGCAAAAAAGAACTCTGCATCGAAGAAAAAGTGA